From Clostridia bacterium, one genomic window encodes:
- a CDS encoding DUF3789 domain-containing protein codes for MVYYVIGLIVTFAIGAFFGVAMMCCFHMASEADR; via the coding sequence ATGGTATATTATGTTATTGGTTTAATTGTTACATTTGCAATCGGTGCTTTCTTTGGAGTGGCTATGATGTGCTGCTTCCACATGGCAAGCGAAGCCGACAGACA